DNA sequence from the Cucurbita pepo subsp. pepo cultivar mu-cu-16 chromosome LG06, ASM280686v2, whole genome shotgun sequence genome:
TTTAGCATCCCAAAAATAAGGGAGAACCCATTTATGTGAGCCTACTAGTGTGCTCGTGAATGCTTAAGTCAGAATTTCCAAGCCACACCGATGCGGGTTGTAGGCCATGTAGTTTATGTCTGTGCGAGCATATTTTACAGGAGATATACACAAGCGGTAGATAGGTCCCCCACTTCGATTCCTGTCCCgccaacacctccccttaattgaggctcgactatcttagtcattttttactgtgCATTCGAAGAGCCTCGACTCCTATTGGAGTcctggagtcctttgttctacatttgaggattctattgacgtGACTAAATTTAGAGtgtgactctgatatcatgttacaAATTACGACTTGCTAAATTTAAGgcataactctgataccaggtgtgactctgatatcatgttacaAATTACGACTTGCTAAATTTAACTGATACCAGtgtgactctgatatcatgttacaAATTACGACTTGTTAAATTTAAGgcataactctgataccagGTTAGAAATTACGACTCTCCGTATTACGAGGATTGTCTACTTTGTGTACAAAACTTTACTCTGGGCTTctccccaaaaggcttcatttaatggagataatattctttgatataaactcatgatcattctctaaattagtctggtcgtgggactttcatcaccATAGACGTAGAAATTGATGTCAAAATGAGAGATCACTGAGATATCTAATTGGAATGGAAATAGAAAATTCGGCAAAAAtcccacaaaataaaattatcggataaacaaaatattgttcAGACATTCTGTAGATCTCTCTATCCACTGTTCACTGTGGTGGAATGCCATTGTAGAAGCTCTGAAGCTCATCCATGGCGTCCTCTGCaacccttctttctttctccccaTTACCTTCTAATCCCCCCCTTCATAACCATTCAACCAACCCTAAAATCCCAACTATTCGTTACCGCCTCAGCAGACTATGCCAAGAAGGTCAGCTCCATCTTGCCCGCCAACTCTTCGACACTCTTCCTCGCCCTTCCACCGTTCTTTGGAACACAATCATCATTGGATTGGTCTGCAACAACTTCCCCGATGAAGCCCTTCTCTTCTACAGCAATATGAAATCGTCTTCTCCAGAAGTTAAGTGCGATTCCTACACTTACTCTTCTATTCTCAAGGCCTGTGCCGATACTCGCAATCTCGTGGTTGGTAAGGCCGTACATGCTCATTTTCTTCGATGTTTGATGAATCCTAGTAGAATTGTGCATAATTCCCTTTTGAATATGTATTCTATGTGTTTGAGCACTACCCCAGATGGTAAAATGGCTCCTGGTCATTCGGGGAATGATTTGGTACGCAAGGTGTTTGATACAATGCGTAAGAGAACTGTCGTTGCTTGGAATACCCTTATTGCTTGGTATGTTAGAACGGAGAGGTATGCTGAAGCTGTGAAACAATTTAGGCTGATGTTGAAACTTGGAATAAAGCCAAGCCCAGTTAGTTTCGTTAATGTGTTTCCAGCCTTATCATGTTTGAGGAACTTAAAGAAAGCCAATGTTGTTCATGGAATGCTTGTGAAGTTCGGCAGTGAATATGTTAACGACCTTTATGTTGTGAGCTCTGCAATTTTTATGTATGCTGAGCTCGGTCGGCTCGAATGTTCTAAGAAGGTTTTCGACAGTTGTTTGGAGAGAAACACGGAGGTTTGGAATACAATGATCAGTGCCTATGTTCAAAACAATTGTCCTTTTGAAGGAATTCAACTCTTTCTTCAAGCTATGGAGTCTGAAGATGCTGCTCTTGATGAAGTAACTCTTCTTTCAGCCATAGCAGCAGTTTCACACTTGCAGACCTTTGAATTAGCAGAACAGTTGCACGCATTTGTCGTCAAGAATGTAGCCGTGTCGCAAGTTTGTGTAATGAACGCCCTCATTGCCATGTACTCCAGGTGCAACTCAACTGAtgtatcatttaaaattttcgatTATATGCCTGAAAAGGATGTTGTTTCATGGAATACAATGATCTCTGCTTTTGTTCAAAATGGATTGAACGATGAAGCATTAATGCTTTTCTATGAGATGCAGAAGCAAGGTATGATGATCGATTCTGTGGCTGTTACCGCTCTGCTTTCAGCAGCTTCAGATCTTAGAAACCCCAATATTGGTAAGCAAACTCATGGCTATCTACTTAGGAATGGTATCCAATTTGAGGGAATGGATAGCTATCTTATAGACATGTATGCTAAATCTGGTTTGATTGAGGCTGCTCAAAATGTATTTGAGAAAAGCTATAGTCATGAAAGAGATCAAGCTACTTGGAATGCCATGATGTCCGGCTATACACAAAACGGCCTCGTCCATCAGGCCTTTCTCGTCCTTAGACAGATGCTCGACCAAAAGATAACGCCTAATGTTGTGACACTAGCTTCGATTCTTCCTGCTTGTAATCCATCAGGGTACATAGATTGGGGCAAGCAACTCCATGGATTCTCCATCCGTAACGACTTGGACCAAAACGTCTTTGTTGCAACTGCTCTTATCGACATGTATTCCAAATCAGGGTCGATCGCCAATGCTGAAAATGTTTTTA
Encoded proteins:
- the LOC111797049 gene encoding pentatricopeptide repeat-containing protein At3g22150, chloroplastic, encoding MASSATLLSFSPLPSNPPLHNHSTNPKIPTIRYRLSRLCQEGQLHLARQLFDTLPRPSTVLWNTIIIGLVCNNFPDEALLFYSNMKSSSPEVKCDSYTYSSILKACADTRNLVVGKAVHAHFLRCLMNPSRIVHNSLLNMYSMCLSTTPDGKMAPGHSGNDLVRKVFDTMRKRTVVAWNTLIAWYVRTERYAEAVKQFRLMLKLGIKPSPVSFVNVFPALSCLRNLKKANVVHGMLVKFGSEYVNDLYVVSSAIFMYAELGRLECSKKVFDSCLERNTEVWNTMISAYVQNNCPFEGIQLFLQAMESEDAALDEVTLLSAIAAVSHLQTFELAEQLHAFVVKNVAVSQVCVMNALIAMYSRCNSTDVSFKIFDYMPEKDVVSWNTMISAFVQNGLNDEALMLFYEMQKQGMMIDSVAVTALLSAASDLRNPNIGKQTHGYLLRNGIQFEGMDSYLIDMYAKSGLIEAAQNVFEKSYSHERDQATWNAMMSGYTQNGLVHQAFLVLRQMLDQKITPNVVTLASILPACNPSGYIDWGKQLHGFSIRNDLDQNVFVATALIDMYSKSGSIANAENVFRKASERSIVTYSTMILGYGQHGMGESALSMFHTMQKSGIRPDAVTFVAILSACSYSGLVDEGLQIFESMRTVYNIQPSTEHFCCVADMLGRVGRVDEAYEFVVGLGEQGNAMEIWGSLLAACRIHKQFELGKVVAKKLLEMEKRNGKTGYHVLLSNIYAEERNWENVDIVRKQMKERGLKKETGSSWIEIAGYMNHFASKDRKHPQSDQIYNMLEELLMEMKHAGYKPQFTSYAGGLLETDE